From Penaeus chinensis breed Huanghai No. 1 chromosome 43, ASM1920278v2, whole genome shotgun sequence, a single genomic window includes:
- the LOC125048324 gene encoding uncharacterized protein LOC125048324 — MESLGQQWARLFDRGVHKCYGEGRDVRKMENEGYTQDYRNYRGTNLTSHTLKIWETNIDRRKKLSISGQQFGFMPGRSTTDTIFSLQATDEVQRKAERDELCVHSSRKGLR; from the coding sequence ATGGAAAGTCTTGGGCAGCAGTGGGCTCGACTGTTTGACAGAGGTGTTCACAAATGTTATGGTGAAGGAAGAGATGTCAGAAAAATGGAGAACGAGGGGTACACACAGGATTATAGAAATTATAGAGGAACCAATCTGACCTCACATACCCTGAAGATCTGGGAAACAAACATAGACAGGAGGAAAAAGTTGTCAATATCAGGACAGCAGTTTGGTTTCATGCCCGGCAGGAGTACCACCGACACCATTTTCTCATTGCAGGCAACTGATGAAgtacagagaaaggcagaaagagatgaACTGTGTGTCCATAGTTCTAGAAAAGGCCTACGATAG